One window of the Fusobacterium animalis 7_1 genome contains the following:
- a CDS encoding type II toxin-antitoxin system RelE family toxin produces MKSYKIIYKKKAEKFIMTNKIEGLKFFKAFQEIAESKENYKKYDIKKFHCDNEYTFRLRIGSNRAIFEVYKDKIVILVLNIGSRGDIYK; encoded by the coding sequence ATGAAATCCTATAAAATTATCTACAAGAAAAAAGCTGAAAAATTTATAATGACTAACAAAATTGAAGGATTAAAATTTTTTAAAGCATTTCAAGAGATAGCTGAGAGTAAGGAAAACTATAAAAAATATGATATTAAAAAATTTCATTGTGATAATGAGTATACTTTTCGTTTAAGGATAGGAAGTAATAGGGCAATTTTTGAAGTCTATAAGGATAAAATAGTTATTTTAGTTCTAAATATTGGAAGTCGTGGAGACATATATAAATAA